A DNA window from Vicinamibacterales bacterium contains the following coding sequences:
- a CDS encoding twin-arginine translocation signal domain-containing protein, translating into MRPTRREFLYASGLAAGAIGAGDLDPDGRPLLQGPGRAAAPLRILILGGTGFIGPHQVRNAVARGHHVTLFNRGRTNPGLFKGLPNIEERVGDRAPTPGNYDSLKDGRWDVVIDNPTTRPRWVREAAAAVRGRADHYVFISTISVYARNDEPGADESAAVATTATPDVESGPEFPPLYGPLKALSEREAQRAFPGRATIIRPGLIVGVGDTTDRFTYWPVRIARGGEVLAPPAGDPVQIIDARDLSEWVIRCCERKVYGVFNATGPRTRFGVGQMLEGIRDTLGARATFVHVTPAFLERQDPPVNAWTDLPVWVPASGETAGFTQRSIAKALAAGLTFRPFPDTVRETMAFYRQQSDERKAQLRAGLSEEREAAALAAWKARTRK; encoded by the coding sequence ATGCGTCCCACCCGACGGGAGTTCCTCTACGCGTCCGGCCTGGCGGCCGGCGCCATCGGCGCCGGCGATCTCGATCCGGACGGCCGGCCGCTGCTCCAGGGGCCAGGTCGCGCCGCGGCGCCGCTACGCATCCTGATCCTGGGCGGCACGGGCTTCATCGGGCCGCACCAGGTGCGCAATGCGGTGGCGCGGGGCCATCACGTGACCCTCTTCAACCGCGGCCGCACGAATCCCGGGCTCTTCAAGGGCTTGCCGAACATCGAGGAGCGTGTGGGCGATCGCGCCCCGACGCCCGGGAACTACGACTCGTTGAAGGACGGACGCTGGGACGTGGTCATCGACAACCCGACGACGCGGCCCCGGTGGGTCAGGGAAGCGGCCGCGGCGGTGCGGGGCCGCGCCGACCACTACGTGTTCATCTCGACGATCTCGGTCTACGCGAGGAACGACGAGCCCGGCGCGGACGAGTCGGCGGCCGTCGCCACCACCGCGACGCCGGACGTGGAGAGCGGGCCGGAGTTCCCGCCACTGTACGGCCCCCTCAAGGCCCTGTCGGAGCGCGAGGCGCAGCGGGCGTTCCCCGGACGGGCGACCATCATCCGGCCCGGACTCATCGTGGGCGTGGGTGACACGACGGATCGGTTCACCTACTGGCCCGTCAGGATCGCGCGGGGCGGCGAGGTCCTGGCGCCCCCCGCGGGCGATCCCGTGCAGATCATCGACGCGCGCGATCTCAGCGAGTGGGTCATCCGCTGCTGCGAGCGGAAGGTCTACGGCGTCTTCAACGCGACGGGGCCCCGAACGCGCTTCGGCGTGGGCCAGATGCTGGAGGGCATCCGCGATACGCTCGGCGCCCGGGCGACGTTCGTCCACGTGACGCCCGCCTTCCTGGAGCGGCAGGACCCGCCCGTGAACGCGTGGACCGACCTTCCCGTGTGGGTGCCGGCCTCTGGGGAGACCGCCGGCTTCACGCAGCGGAGCATCGCCAAGGCCCTCGCGGCGGGCCTCACGTTCCGCCCCTTCCCCGACACCGTGCGCGAGACGATGGCGTTCTACCGCCAGCAGTCGGACGAGCGGAAGGCCCAGCTGCGCGCGGGCCTGTCGGAGGAGCGCGAGGCGGCGGCGCTGGCGGCGTGGAAGGCGCGGACCCGCAAGTAG
- a CDS encoding 5-(carboxyamino)imidazole ribonucleotide synthase, with the protein MNRIVLPGATLGVLGGGQLGRMFAIAAKRMGYRVHILSPGIDTPTGQVADVEITADYDDLDAIRAFARRVDVVTFEFENVSTDAADAAAELVPVRPTGHALHITQQRAREKAFLDLKGFPVTPFEAVESLEELTAAIARVGTPAILKTASFGYDGKGQHRITSPLDAEAVWGLVGHQPAILEKVVDFALEFSVVAARGLDGAFADYGAIENAHRNHILDLSVAPARMAAPAVAEAVSVTRAIMEELSYVGVLCVEFFLTADGKVLVNEVAPRPHNSGHLTFDACVTSQFEQQVRAVCGLPLGATTLLRPAAMANLLGDVWALGEPKWAAALAVPDVKLHLYGKADPRPGRKMGHLTAMADTPADAIRHVLAARDVLT; encoded by the coding sequence GTGAACCGCATCGTCCTGCCGGGAGCCACGCTCGGGGTCCTGGGCGGCGGCCAGCTCGGGCGGATGTTCGCCATCGCCGCCAAGCGGATGGGCTACCGCGTCCACATCCTGTCCCCGGGCATCGACACCCCGACCGGCCAGGTCGCGGACGTCGAGATCACGGCCGACTACGACGACCTCGACGCCATCCGTGCGTTCGCCCGGCGCGTGGACGTCGTGACGTTCGAGTTCGAGAACGTCTCGACCGACGCCGCCGATGCCGCGGCCGAGCTCGTGCCCGTGCGCCCCACCGGCCACGCACTCCACATCACGCAGCAGCGGGCGCGGGAGAAGGCGTTCCTGGATCTCAAGGGATTCCCCGTGACGCCCTTCGAAGCCGTGGAGTCGCTGGAGGAGCTGACGGCCGCCATCGCCCGCGTGGGCACGCCCGCGATCCTGAAGACGGCCAGCTTCGGCTACGACGGCAAGGGCCAGCACCGCATCACCTCGCCGCTCGACGCGGAAGCGGTGTGGGGACTCGTGGGCCACCAGCCCGCCATCCTGGAGAAGGTCGTGGACTTCGCGCTCGAGTTCTCGGTCGTCGCCGCCCGCGGCCTCGACGGCGCGTTCGCCGACTACGGCGCCATCGAGAACGCGCACCGGAACCACATCCTCGACCTCTCGGTGGCCCCCGCGCGGATGGCGGCGCCGGCCGTCGCCGAGGCGGTGAGCGTGACCCGCGCCATCATGGAAGAACTGTCGTACGTGGGCGTCCTGTGCGTCGAGTTCTTCCTGACCGCCGACGGCAAGGTCCTGGTGAACGAGGTCGCGCCGCGGCCGCACAACTCGGGGCACCTCACGTTCGACGCCTGCGTCACGAGCCAGTTCGAACAGCAGGTCCGCGCGGTGTGCGGGCTGCCGCTCGGCGCGACGACGCTGCTCCGGCCCGCGGCGATGGCGAACCTGCTCGGTGACGTCTGGGCGCTCGGCGAGCCGAAATGGGCGGCGGCCCTCGCCGTCCCCGACGTGAAGTTGCATCTTTACGGCAAGGCCGACCCGCGGCCGGGCCGCAAGATGGGCCACCTCACCGCGATGGCCGACACGCCGGCCGACGCGATCCGGCACGTCCTGGCGGCGCGCGACGTCTTGACGTAG
- the purE gene encoding 5-(carboxyamino)imidazole ribonucleotide mutase: MPSPLVAVVMGSKSDWETMSHATAALDELGVPYEKHIVSAHRTPRWLAEFAEGAEARGLEVIVAGAGGAAHLPGMVAAHTVLPVLGVPVQSAALNGLDSLLSIVQMPGGVPVGTLAIGKAGARNAGLLAAAVLATSRPDLRARLHAFREAQTRQVREDSLP, from the coding sequence ATGCCGTCCCCGCTCGTCGCCGTCGTCATGGGCTCGAAGTCCGACTGGGAAACGATGTCGCACGCCACAGCGGCGCTCGACGAGCTGGGCGTGCCGTACGAGAAGCACATCGTGTCCGCCCACCGCACGCCCAGGTGGCTGGCCGAGTTCGCCGAGGGCGCCGAGGCCCGGGGCCTCGAGGTGATCGTCGCGGGCGCCGGCGGTGCCGCTCACCTTCCCGGCATGGTCGCCGCCCACACCGTCCTGCCTGTGCTGGGCGTGCCCGTGCAGAGCGCGGCCCTCAACGGGCTCGACTCCCTGCTGTCCATCGTCCAGATGCCGGGCGGCGTGCCGGTGGGCACGCTGGCCATCGGCAAGGCCGGCGCGCGCAACGCCGGGCTGCTCGCGGCGGCGGTGCTCGCCACGTCGCGCCCGGACCTGCGCGCGCGACTGCACGCCTTCCGCGAGGCCCAGACGCGGCAGGTGCGCGAAGACTCGCTCCCGTGA
- a CDS encoding pitrilysin family protein, which translates to MRSSTPVFALAALAVTLGAPVGARQQAPAHLGVPYREFTLANGLHVIMHRDTSVPVISVNVWYHVGSGSEKPGRTGFAHLFEHLMFEGSKHVPEGSFDTWLEGAGADNNGSTTVDRTNYYIDGPSNALELMLFLESDRMGYLLDAMSPARVDGQRDVVKNERRQSYENRPYGMAELELDAMLYPPGHPYSWSTIGSMEDLSAASYEDVQDFFRTFYAPNNASLVIAGDVDYDRTKALVEKWFDEIPRGKPVMPVAPPAAMLTGVTRKTMTDRVQLARLYLGWLTPGALRPGDAELDIVSSLLADGKNSRLYKRLVYDLQIAQDVQAYQQSQALGSSFFVVATARPGKDLGEIQRIVDEEIDRLASTPPEARELQRVKNQIEATFLRRAERVGGFYGKADQLNAYYTATGTPDYFEEDLSRYRAIDPPDVSSAVSAFLPRDRRVELVVLPEEKK; encoded by the coding sequence ATGCGGTCCTCCACTCCGGTCTTCGCCCTTGCGGCGCTCGCCGTGACTCTGGGTGCGCCCGTCGGCGCGCGCCAGCAGGCCCCGGCCCATCTGGGCGTGCCCTACCGGGAGTTCACGCTGGCCAACGGGCTCCACGTGATCATGCACAGGGACACGAGCGTCCCGGTGATCAGCGTGAACGTCTGGTACCACGTCGGCTCGGGCAGCGAGAAGCCCGGCCGCACCGGCTTCGCGCATCTCTTCGAGCACCTGATGTTCGAGGGCTCGAAGCACGTGCCTGAAGGCTCGTTCGACACGTGGCTGGAAGGGGCCGGCGCCGACAACAACGGCTCCACCACGGTCGATCGGACCAACTACTACATCGACGGGCCCTCCAACGCCCTCGAGCTCATGCTCTTCCTCGAGTCCGACCGGATGGGCTACCTCCTCGACGCGATGAGCCCCGCCCGCGTGGACGGCCAGCGCGACGTCGTGAAGAACGAACGGCGGCAGAGCTACGAGAACCGGCCGTACGGCATGGCCGAGCTCGAGCTCGACGCGATGCTGTACCCGCCGGGCCATCCGTACAGCTGGTCGACGATCGGCTCGATGGAGGACCTGAGCGCCGCGAGCTACGAGGACGTGCAGGACTTCTTCCGCACCTTCTACGCGCCGAACAACGCCAGCCTCGTCATCGCGGGCGACGTGGACTACGACCGTACGAAGGCGCTCGTCGAGAAGTGGTTCGACGAGATCCCGCGCGGGAAGCCCGTGATGCCCGTGGCGCCGCCGGCCGCGATGCTCACGGGCGTCACGCGCAAGACCATGACCGATCGCGTCCAGCTCGCCCGGCTCTATCTGGGCTGGCTCACCCCTGGGGCGCTGCGGCCGGGAGACGCCGAGCTGGACATCGTCTCCTCGCTGCTGGCCGACGGCAAGAACTCGCGCCTCTACAAGCGGCTCGTCTACGACCTGCAGATCGCGCAGGACGTCCAGGCCTACCAGCAGTCGCAGGCCCTGGGCAGCTCGTTCTTCGTCGTCGCGACCGCGCGGCCCGGCAAGGATCTCGGCGAGATCCAGCGCATCGTGGACGAGGAGATCGACCGGCTGGCCTCGACGCCGCCGGAGGCGCGGGAGCTGCAGCGGGTGAAGAACCAGATCGAGGCGACGTTCCTGCGCCGCGCCGAGCGCGTGGGCGGGTTCTACGGCAAGGCGGATCAGCTGAATGCCTACTACACCGCCACGGGCACGCCGGATTACTTCGAGGAGGACCTGTCCCGGTATCGCGCCATCGACCCGCCGGACGTCTCGTCGGCCGTGAGCGCGTTCCTCCCGCGCGATCGCCGCGTCGAGCTCGTCGTCCTGCCCGAGGAGAAGAAGTGA
- a CDS encoding pitrilysin family protein, whose protein sequence is MAPGRRLAMGLALAVAASLSPLAAQQRPDRSAPPPLGPAPSLTLPTVHKETLPNGLRVWVLEHHEVPIVQANLVVLSGAGGDVPGQFGAASMTAAMLDEGAAGTSALALADEVEFLGARLSTSASFDASAVRLSTPAARLDESLALMAAVALTPDFPAQELDRLRTERLTALLQARDDPASLIGLAFPRLLYGSEHRYGTSAGGTEATLTSLGVAELQTFHRAHYRPDNAVLIVVGDTTGPQLRPLVDRHFGAWKAEGPRPAPLPVRTAPQPGKRQIFLVDKPGAAQSQIRIGLVGVPRSTPDYAALDVLNTMLGGSFTSRLNQNLREKHGYSYGAASVFDMRRSAGPFFATAGVQTDKTAPALREFFNELNGMLKPIPADELQKTKNYAALSFPREFETTGQLAAKLEALAVYDLPDDLYAKYVPAVQAVTAADVARVAKQYLLLDHLAVVIVGDRASIEAPVRATGLGPVTVVPVDDVLK, encoded by the coding sequence ATGGCTCCCGGACGCCGTCTCGCGATGGGCCTCGCGCTGGCCGTCGCCGCCAGCCTGTCGCCGCTCGCCGCCCAGCAGCGCCCCGATCGGTCGGCGCCGCCGCCCCTGGGTCCGGCCCCGTCGCTCACGCTGCCCACCGTCCACAAGGAGACCTTGCCCAACGGGCTTCGGGTGTGGGTCCTCGAGCACCACGAGGTGCCAATCGTGCAGGCCAACCTGGTGGTGCTGTCCGGCGCGGGCGGGGACGTGCCGGGCCAGTTCGGCGCCGCCAGCATGACGGCGGCCATGCTCGACGAAGGGGCCGCCGGCACGTCGGCGCTGGCGCTGGCCGACGAGGTGGAGTTCCTTGGCGCGCGGCTGTCCACGTCGGCATCCTTCGACGCGTCGGCCGTGCGGCTGTCGACGCCGGCCGCACGTCTGGACGAGTCGCTCGCGCTGATGGCGGCCGTCGCGCTCACGCCGGACTTCCCCGCCCAGGAGCTGGATCGCCTCCGGACCGAACGGCTCACGGCGCTCCTCCAGGCGCGCGACGACCCGGCGTCGCTCATCGGGCTGGCGTTCCCCCGACTGCTCTACGGCTCGGAGCACCGCTATGGCACCTCCGCCGGCGGCACCGAAGCGACGCTGACGTCCCTGGGGGTCGCTGAACTCCAGACGTTCCACCGCGCGCACTACCGGCCGGACAACGCGGTCCTGATCGTGGTGGGCGACACGACGGGCCCTCAGCTGCGTCCCCTGGTGGACCGGCACTTCGGCGCCTGGAAGGCCGAAGGCCCGCGCCCGGCGCCGCTGCCCGTCCGCACGGCGCCCCAGCCGGGCAAGCGCCAGATCTTCCTGGTGGACAAGCCCGGAGCGGCGCAGTCGCAGATTCGCATCGGTCTCGTGGGCGTGCCGCGCTCCACGCCGGACTACGCCGCGCTCGACGTCCTCAACACCATGCTCGGCGGGTCGTTCACGTCGAGGCTCAACCAGAACCTGCGCGAGAAGCACGGCTACTCGTACGGGGCCGCGTCGGTGTTCGACATGCGGCGGTCCGCCGGTCCGTTCTTCGCGACGGCCGGTGTGCAGACCGACAAGACCGCCCCGGCCCTGCGGGAGTTCTTCAACGAGCTGAACGGGATGCTCAAGCCGATCCCCGCCGACGAACTGCAGAAGACCAAGAACTACGCCGCCCTGAGCTTCCCCCGCGAGTTCGAAACGACGGGCCAGCTCGCGGCCAAGCTCGAGGCGCTGGCGGTCTACGATCTGCCCGACGACCTCTACGCCAAGTACGTGCCGGCCGTGCAGGCGGTGACGGCGGCGGACGTGGCCCGCGTCGCGAAGCAATACCTGCTGCTCGACCACCTGGCCGTGGTGATCGTCGGGGACCGGGCGTCCATCGAAGCGCCGGTGCGCGCGACGGGCCTGGGCCCGGTCACGGTCGTGCCCGTGGACGACGTGCTGAAGTAG
- the ftrA gene encoding transcriptional regulator FtrA encodes MTPRRAGPANRRVAVLVCNGLALFEFGIVMEIFALKRPELGVPWYDVAVVSFDEPPLTGTGGVGIVPTHSVRALRTAGTIVIPNWPALDGSPPPAMLDALRAAYKRGARLLSVCSGAFVLAAAGLLDGRRATTHWMHAGRLSARYPKVQMEPSVLYVESGRVFTAAGSAAGIDLGLHLVRQDYGADIANQVARRMVVPPHREGGQSQFVATAIPPVEGSLAPLMDWASGRLDERLDADTLARRGRMSLRTLARRFQAQAGTTPHQWLTHQRVLAAQRLLETSDLSVDRVAELSGFVTAETLRHHFRQRVGTSPAAYRRRFTQATA; translated from the coding sequence ATGACGCCGCGCCGCGCCGGTCCGGCCAACCGCCGGGTCGCCGTGCTCGTCTGCAACGGGCTCGCGCTCTTCGAGTTCGGCATCGTCATGGAGATCTTCGCGCTGAAGCGGCCCGAGCTCGGCGTGCCCTGGTACGACGTGGCGGTGGTCAGCTTCGACGAGCCCCCGCTGACGGGCACGGGCGGCGTCGGCATCGTGCCCACGCACTCGGTCCGGGCGCTGCGCACGGCGGGAACGATCGTCATCCCGAACTGGCCCGCGCTCGATGGTTCGCCCCCGCCGGCGATGCTCGACGCCCTCCGCGCTGCCTACAAGCGCGGGGCGCGCCTGCTCTCGGTCTGTTCGGGCGCGTTCGTCCTCGCCGCCGCGGGACTGCTGGACGGCCGTCGGGCCACCACGCACTGGATGCACGCCGGGCGGCTGTCCGCGCGTTACCCGAAGGTGCAGATGGAGCCCTCGGTGCTCTACGTCGAGTCGGGCCGCGTGTTCACGGCGGCGGGCAGCGCCGCCGGCATCGACCTCGGGCTCCACCTCGTGCGGCAGGACTACGGCGCGGACATCGCCAACCAGGTGGCGCGCCGCATGGTGGTGCCGCCGCACCGCGAGGGCGGCCAGTCGCAGTTCGTGGCCACGGCGATCCCGCCGGTGGAGGGATCGCTCGCGCCGCTCATGGACTGGGCGAGCGGCCGCCTGGACGAGCGGCTCGACGCGGACACGCTCGCCCGGCGGGGCCGGATGTCCCTCAGGACCCTGGCGCGGCGCTTCCAGGCGCAGGCCGGCACCACGCCGCACCAGTGGCTGACGCACCAGCGCGTGCTCGCGGCCCAGCGTCTCCTCGAGACGTCCGACCTGTCCGTGGATCGGGTGGCCGAGCTCTCCGGGTTCGTCACCGCCGAGACGCTGCGGCACCACTTCCGGCAGAGGGTCGGCACGTCGCCGGCCGCCTATCGCCGGCGTTTCACGCAGGCGACCGCCTGA
- the bstA gene encoding bacillithiol transferase BstA produces the protein MPDLRYPVGPLAPTPAYSTATRAAAIGTLVEAPARFRLAVAGLDDRQLDTPYRPEGWTVRQVVHHVADSHMNAYIRTKLALSGDHPTVVPYPEQIWAEMADAKAAPVATSLDLLDALHARWTALLEALEPAAFARTLLHPERGSMTLDDVLALYEWHSRHHLAHITGLKEREGW, from the coding sequence ATGCCAGACCTTCGCTATCCCGTCGGACCGCTCGCCCCCACGCCCGCCTATTCGACGGCCACCCGCGCCGCCGCCATCGGCACCCTCGTCGAGGCGCCCGCCAGGTTCCGCCTGGCCGTGGCCGGCCTCGACGACCGTCAGCTCGACACGCCCTACCGCCCGGAAGGCTGGACGGTGCGGCAGGTCGTGCACCACGTGGCCGACAGCCACATGAACGCGTACATCCGGACGAAGCTCGCCCTGAGCGGCGACCACCCCACGGTCGTGCCGTATCCCGAGCAGATCTGGGCGGAGATGGCCGACGCGAAGGCCGCGCCGGTCGCCACGTCGCTCGATCTCCTCGACGCCCTCCACGCCCGCTGGACGGCGCTCCTGGAGGCGCTCGAGCCGGCCGCGTTCGCGCGGACGCTGCTGCACCCGGAGCGGGGCTCCATGACGCTCGACGACGTGCTGGCCCTGTACGAGTGGCACTCGCGCCACCACCTCGCCCACATCACGGGCCTGAAAGAGCGCGAAGGCTGGTAG
- a CDS encoding copper homeostasis protein CutC, with amino-acid sequence MSARVRVESCVESLEAAYASAAGGADRVELCARLDVGGLTPSAALVERCVAATGLPVMAMARPRPGSFVYDRHEVDRMVHDVLAMRRAGAHGIVAGALTAAGDVDTEGMRLVLAAARPLPVTFHRAFDGARRLDEALDQLMALGVDRVLTSGGAATASEGAVVLRRLVTRAGARLVVMAGGGVRPHNVGALVRASGVTEVHARIIREPAPAGANGEAAWRAAVADLVAALPV; translated from the coding sequence ATGAGCGCGCGCGTGCGCGTGGAGTCGTGCGTGGAATCGCTGGAGGCCGCGTACGCGTCGGCCGCCGGCGGCGCGGACCGCGTGGAGCTGTGCGCCCGCCTCGACGTGGGCGGCCTCACGCCGTCAGCGGCGCTCGTCGAACGCTGCGTCGCCGCGACCGGCCTCCCGGTGATGGCGATGGCGCGGCCGCGGCCCGGATCGTTCGTGTACGACCGGCACGAGGTGGACAGGATGGTGCATGACGTCCTCGCCATGAGGCGCGCGGGCGCGCACGGCATCGTGGCCGGCGCGCTCACGGCGGCGGGCGACGTGGACACCGAGGGCATGCGGTTGGTGCTCGCCGCGGCCCGGCCGCTCCCCGTGACCTTCCACAGGGCCTTCGACGGCGCACGGCGTCTGGACGAGGCGCTCGACCAGCTGATGGCCCTGGGCGTGGACCGCGTGCTCACGTCGGGCGGCGCGGCGACCGCGTCCGAGGGCGCCGTCGTGCTCCGGCGCCTGGTGACGCGAGCCGGCGCGCGCCTCGTCGTGATGGCGGGCGGAGGCGTGCGGCCCCACAACGTCGGCGCGCTGGTCCGCGCGTCCGGCGTCACGGAGGTCCACGCACGGATCATCCGGGAGCCGGCCCCCGCGGGCGCCAACGGCGAGGCCGCATGGCGGGCGGCCGTGGCGGACCTGGTCGCCGCGCTGCCGGTCTGA
- a CDS encoding proline dehydrogenase family protein, which translates to MSLARTLLLAASDNRWLREHGTKAPFVRRAVSVFMPGETAADMLRAAEEQARQGVGALFTRLGENVADLREADAVRDHYLEVIDEIRARGVACEPSVKLTQLGLDIDREGAYEHALAIGRRAMDAGSYFWVDMEQSSYVDVTLDVVSRLRREIPRVGVALQAYLHRSGDDVARMIREGIGIRLVKGAYAEPPTVAFPEKRDVDEHYVTLAQTMLAPASRAAGSRAVFGTHDPAIIRRIEQHADGLGLARTDYEIHMLYGIQRGEQRRLATERGNIRVLIAYGAYWFPWYMRRLAERPANVWFVAKSLFR; encoded by the coding sequence ATGAGCCTCGCCCGCACCCTCCTCCTGGCCGCGTCCGACAACCGCTGGCTGCGCGAACACGGCACCAAGGCGCCCTTCGTGCGGCGCGCGGTCTCGGTGTTCATGCCCGGAGAGACGGCCGCGGATATGCTCCGTGCGGCCGAGGAACAGGCCCGTCAGGGCGTCGGCGCGCTCTTCACACGCCTGGGCGAGAACGTCGCCGACCTGCGCGAGGCCGACGCCGTCCGCGATCACTATCTGGAGGTGATCGACGAGATCCGCGCGCGCGGTGTCGCGTGCGAGCCCTCGGTGAAGCTGACACAGCTCGGGCTCGACATCGATCGGGAGGGCGCGTACGAGCACGCGCTTGCGATCGGCCGGCGTGCGATGGACGCGGGCAGCTACTTCTGGGTCGACATGGAGCAGTCGTCCTACGTCGACGTCACGCTCGACGTCGTGAGCCGGCTCCGTCGGGAGATCCCGCGCGTCGGCGTCGCGCTGCAGGCGTACCTGCACCGGTCGGGCGACGACGTGGCCCGGATGATTCGCGAGGGCATCGGGATCCGCCTCGTCAAGGGCGCCTATGCCGAGCCGCCGACCGTGGCCTTCCCGGAGAAGCGCGACGTCGACGAGCATTACGTCACCCTCGCGCAGACGATGCTGGCGCCGGCGTCGCGGGCCGCGGGCTCGCGCGCCGTGTTCGGCACCCACGACCCGGCGATCATCCGGCGGATCGAGCAGCACGCCGACGGCCTCGGACTGGCCCGCACCGACTACGAGATCCACATGCTGTACGGGATCCAGCGCGGCGAGCAGCGGCGCCTGGCCACCGAGCGGGGCAACATCCGGGTGCTCATCGCCTACGGCGCCTACTGGTTCCCCTGGTACATGCGCCGCCTGGCCGAGCGTCCGGCCAACGTCTGGTTCGTGGCGAAGAGCCTGTTCCGCTGA